GGCCATCAGGCTCGGTGGTCCCGGAGGAGCTCCGGGGAAGTGCGATCTTTGCGAGCGGCTCAGGGAGGAGGGTCTGGAGCCCGCCTGCGTGGCGATGTGCCCTAGCGGGGCCATAAAGGTAAAAAAGATTTAGTGTTAGGCGTGGAGGAGGTTCTCCCTCTCCAGCATCTCCGCGACCCAGCTCAGGCCCAGCTCCTCGAGCTTGGCCCTCGTGGGCCTCCCCCTGACCCATCCCCTCTCAGCGTAGTACTCGGGGAGCATCTCCCCGAGCTTCGTGACGTGGCCCTTGGCCGGTCCCTCGGGCATCGGTTCCTCCAAGAGCCTCTTGGGTAGCGTGTCATGCTCCTCCCCGTCCCCGAAGGAGAGGACGTTGAAGGCCCTCTCCGCGTTGTATATCCTCTCACCTATCCTCTCGAACTCCTCGACGCCTATATCCCATCCCGTGACGGCGGAGAGCTGTGAGGCGAGTATTTCGTTTCCGTAAGCGAATGTCACGAACTTGCAGACTATCAGACTGTCTATAGTGGCGAAGGAGTCCTGGAACCTCTTCACCCACCTTCCCTTCCCGGCCGTGGAGAACCTGTCCAGCATCTCGGGTATCCCCAGGACCTCGGCCGAGATCAGGTAGGCCCTGAGGTGGCAGCCTCCCCTGTTGGACGTGGCATAAGCCAGGCCGTGCCCTTGGACCCCTCTTGGATCGTAGGCCGGGAGCTCCTGTCCCCTCACCACCATCGCAAGCTCCGGGGCCCCGTACTTCTGGGCCAGCCTCATCGCTCCCTCGGCCAGGTCATCCCCGATGCCCGATCTGTAGGCCGTGCGCCAGGTGAGCTCCACGAGGGCCTCACCGTTGCCCCAGGTCACCTTCAGGCCCCTCAGCCTCTCCTGGGGGACCTTCCCCCTCTCCACAAGCTCCATCAACGCACCTATTGTGCTGCCCATGGATATCGTGTCAAGCCCCAGCTCGTTGCACAGGTAGTTGGCCTTGCTGACCGCTGCCAGGTCGTCCGTTCCCGTCTGGGGGCCTAGGGCCCAGACACTCTCGTACTCCGGTCCCCCTCCCTCACCGGTGAACGGAGGGCTCTGTATCCTAGTGTACCTGGCGCAGCTTATCGGGCATCCCCAGCATGTCTCCTCCTCCTGCTTCTTCCAGTCCATTATCTCCTCCGCGATCCTCTCCCCACTCACCCTCTCGGCTGCGGCGAAGACCCCTGTCTGGAAGTTCCTCGTCGGCAGCACGCCGTGGGAGTTTATTATGTTTAT
Above is a genomic segment from Candidatus Korarchaeota archaeon NZ13-K containing:
- a CDS encoding aldehyde ferredoxin oxidoreductase, encoding MPPGGYMGGVLRVDLSDGRVSKEQLPEESILRAWIGGRGLGVYYMLKEVDPRVDPLSPRNKAIVATGPLTGVTGVPSSGRWCSVTKSPLTGTIHDAQSGGKFGPELKFAGFDIVIIEGASERPVYLWIHDGEAELRDAKHLWGRDTHATTDMIREELAPEVGSDEASEIKVLTIGPAGENLSKIANLINDKSRAAGRGGHGAVWGSKRLKAIAVRGHATPTVAREGEFEEIAEKSLDIIKKAPVTSQSLPKYGTAVLINIINSHGVLPTRNFQTGVFAAAERVSGERIAEEIMDWKKQEEETCWGCPISCARYTRIQSPPFTGEGGGPEYESVWALGPQTGTDDLAAVSKANYLCNELGLDTISMGSTIGALMELVERGKVPQERLRGLKVTWGNGEALVELTWRTAYRSGIGDDLAEGAMRLAQKYGAPELAMVVRGQELPAYDPRGVQGHGLAYATSNRGGCHLRAYLISAEVLGIPEMLDRFSTAGKGRWVKRFQDSFATIDSLIVCKFVTFAYGNEILASQLSAVTGWDIGVEEFERIGERIYNAERAFNVLSFGDGEEHDTLPKRLLEEPMPEGPAKGHVTKLGEMLPEYYAERGWVRGRPTRAKLEELGLSWVAEMLERENLLHA